One genomic segment of Flagellimonas marinaquae includes these proteins:
- a CDS encoding sigma-54-dependent transcriptional regulator — MVDANILVVDDNKSVLSALEILLQFEYKSVQTIFNPNQITSFPNLEKIDIVLLDMNFSAGVNTGNEGLFWLNEIKKRSPDTSVIMMTAYGAVDLAVKALKQGASDFVLKPWNNERLMTTVKSAHELRKSKQEINKLKKKENHLKQVINEGRNYIIGQSKALTAVLNLVAKVAKTDVNVLITGENGTGKELIARELHRLSTRKEEVFIPVDMGSIAENLFESELFGHVKGSFTDAKEDRAGKFEAAHQGSLFLDEIGNLSLQMQAKLLSSIQNRTVVRVGSNKPIDVDIRLICATNCNLEQMVANGLFREDLLYRINTIHIEVPPLRDRDDDILVLADFFLKKFAHKYDKGGLRINQTAQEKLLEYAWPGNVRELQHTMERAVILSDGNVLKPSDFLLHAKPMQSMDNEPMTLNEMEQQMILRALEQNEGNYSAAAEQLGISRQTLYNKLKKKGD, encoded by the coding sequence ATGGTCGATGCCAATATTTTAGTGGTTGATGATAACAAAAGCGTACTGAGTGCTTTGGAAATTCTTTTGCAGTTTGAGTACAAAAGCGTCCAAACGATATTCAATCCCAACCAGATCACCTCTTTTCCAAACTTGGAAAAAATAGACATTGTGCTTCTCGACATGAATTTTTCTGCTGGCGTCAACACCGGGAACGAAGGACTGTTCTGGCTCAACGAGATAAAAAAACGATCCCCGGACACCTCAGTAATAATGATGACAGCCTATGGAGCCGTGGATTTGGCGGTAAAGGCCCTGAAGCAAGGAGCATCCGACTTTGTATTGAAGCCATGGAACAACGAACGTTTAATGACTACCGTAAAATCCGCCCATGAGCTTAGAAAGTCCAAACAAGAAATAAATAAGCTCAAGAAAAAAGAGAACCATCTAAAACAGGTCATTAACGAGGGAAGAAATTATATTATCGGTCAATCCAAGGCGCTTACCGCGGTGTTGAACTTAGTGGCAAAAGTGGCAAAAACGGACGTTAACGTACTGATTACCGGTGAAAATGGCACTGGAAAAGAACTAATTGCTCGTGAGCTGCACAGATTATCGACCCGAAAAGAAGAAGTTTTTATTCCGGTAGACATGGGGTCCATAGCCGAAAACTTGTTCGAAAGTGAACTTTTTGGGCATGTTAAAGGATCATTTACCGATGCCAAAGAAGATAGGGCGGGTAAATTCGAGGCCGCACACCAAGGTTCGCTTTTTTTGGATGAGATTGGTAACCTTTCCCTACAAATGCAGGCAAAACTATTGTCCTCCATCCAAAACAGAACAGTGGTAAGGGTAGGCTCGAACAAACCTATCGATGTGGATATTCGGCTTATCTGTGCCACCAATTGCAATTTGGAGCAAATGGTCGCCAATGGATTGTTCCGCGAAGATCTATTGTACCGCATCAATACCATTCATATCGAAGTCCCCCCCCTCAGAGATAGGGATGATGATATTTTAGTGTTGGCAGACTTTTTCCTTAAAAAATTTGCCCATAAATATGATAAAGGGGGTCTAAGGATAAATCAAACTGCACAGGAAAAACTCCTGGAATATGCATGGCCAGGCAATGTTCGTGAATTACAACATACCATGGAACGAGCGGTTATCCTATCCGATGGCAATGTTTTAAAGCCTTCGGATTTTCTGTTGCACGCCAAGCCCATGCAATCTATGGACAACGAGCCTATGACCCTAAACGAGATGGAACAGCAAATGATTCTGAGGGCGCTGGAACAAAATGAAGGAAACTACAGTGCGGCCGCGGAGCAACTGGGCATCTCGAGACAAACGCTCTACAATAAACTGAAGAAAAAAGGTGACTGA
- a CDS encoding efflux RND transporter periplasmic adaptor subunit, with the protein MDIQLEKKKGLKLKHYGYIALGILLLFVGYKLVFASSMSTFRTEKERLSLSTVTDGKFDDYITINGNVAPIATIYMDAYEGGRVSEKLIEEGSMVKKGDIILRLENMALYEQILASESNLALKQNDLRSTKLTFDSRQVEGRRSLATAEYDLQRLKRNYEQNQELFKDELISKETYLLSKENYELAKKQYDIVKLQTEQDDELRKTSLTGLDADLARMQKTLSMVYDRLDHLNVRAPADGQLGFLDAEIGQNISQGQRIGQINVLTDFKIEADIDEHYIDRVKRDLSATLERNGNEYKLRLRKVYPEVRNGRFRVDLVFVDDKPETIRAGQSYNIRLQLGESNDALLLPKGGFFQSTGGQWVFVVDPNGNEAIRRNIRLGKQNSRYYEVLEGLQPGEQVITSNYDSFGDAERIVLK; encoded by the coding sequence ATGGATATACAATTAGAAAAAAAGAAAGGACTTAAACTCAAACACTACGGCTACATCGCTTTGGGGATATTACTATTGTTTGTTGGTTATAAATTGGTATTTGCCAGTTCCATGTCCACTTTTAGAACCGAAAAAGAACGTTTATCACTTTCCACGGTTACCGATGGCAAGTTTGACGACTATATTACCATTAATGGTAATGTGGCGCCGATAGCTACTATTTATATGGATGCCTACGAAGGCGGACGGGTTTCCGAAAAACTGATAGAGGAAGGCTCCATGGTAAAAAAGGGGGACATTATCCTAAGACTGGAAAACATGGCCCTGTACGAACAAATTTTGGCCAGTGAAAGTAACTTGGCCCTAAAACAGAACGATCTACGATCTACCAAGCTCACTTTTGATTCCAGACAGGTAGAAGGTAGAAGGTCCTTGGCCACAGCAGAGTACGATCTCCAACGCTTAAAACGTAACTACGAGCAGAACCAAGAATTGTTCAAAGACGAACTAATATCCAAGGAAACCTACCTACTGTCCAAAGAAAACTACGAACTGGCCAAAAAACAATACGATATTGTTAAGCTCCAAACAGAGCAGGACGATGAATTGCGCAAAACATCATTAACTGGATTGGATGCCGACCTCGCAAGGATGCAAAAAACACTTTCCATGGTCTATGATCGCTTGGACCACCTAAATGTTCGCGCCCCCGCCGACGGACAATTGGGTTTTTTGGATGCTGAAATAGGGCAAAATATTTCACAGGGACAACGCATAGGGCAAATTAATGTACTTACCGATTTTAAAATTGAAGCGGATATAGACGAACATTATATAGATCGCGTAAAAAGAGATCTTTCGGCCACTTTGGAGCGTAATGGGAACGAATACAAATTGCGATTGCGAAAAGTGTACCCTGAGGTGAGAAACGGAAGGTTCCGGGTGGATCTGGTCTTTGTGGATGACAAGCCAGAAACCATCCGTGCCGGACAGAGCTACAATATCAGATTACAACTAGGGGAGTCCAACGATGCGCTTTTATTGCCGAAAGGAGGATTTTTCCAAAGCACCGGAGGACAATGGGTTTTTGTTGTAGACCCAAACGGGAACGAAGCCATTAGGCGAAACATAAGATTGGGAAAACAAAACTCAAGATATTATGAGGTCTTGGAAGGGCTTCAGCCAGGAGAACAGGTCATTACCAGCAACTACGATAGTTTTGGCGATGCCGAGCGGATCGTATTGAAATGA
- a CDS encoding TolC family protein, with protein MRLKTYITSLFLITSVVAFSQKLWTLEACVDYAIEHNLQVKNTTYNNDSSKESYRQSVRDLLPTVSGSADYTIRYGRSADPQTNDFVNTDFFSNNYSLNANLDLFRGFQKLNTIRASKFIYKATQEDILQEKFLLAFRVMSAYYDIKFFEGLVANSLEQLEISQGNYDLVAKQVELGLMAGADLYEAESNLLGDKLLLTQNRNQLTNAKLVLIQEMNWTGASDIQLQETMGQEMAAMEERISLDSLYKTARDFVPLVKSQEYRVTAAKKQMQATRGSLYPSLSLFAGYGTSYFETNVDQNGEVIPFKTQFTDNQSKFVGAQLNIPISSGWSNHSRVKQQKIAYMQAKNNLEIQEQELFQLLQQLVQDNRALIAEYEQSAKQVESQKIAFDIAQKRYEKGLINALELFQAKNLYGVAQNQNLQVGLRLKVNQSTIDFYNGLPIFNIN; from the coding sequence ATGAGATTAAAAACATACATAACATCATTATTTCTTATCACATCCGTGGTAGCGTTCTCGCAAAAGTTGTGGACTTTGGAAGCATGTGTGGACTATGCCATTGAACACAATCTACAGGTAAAGAACACTACATATAATAATGATTCCAGCAAAGAATCTTACAGACAGTCGGTCAGGGATTTGTTGCCTACTGTTTCTGGCTCGGCCGACTACACCATTCGATACGGTAGGTCCGCAGACCCACAGACCAACGATTTTGTGAACACGGATTTTTTTAGCAATAATTATTCACTCAACGCCAATTTGGATCTGTTCCGGGGCTTTCAAAAATTGAATACCATCCGCGCATCCAAATTTATCTACAAGGCTACCCAAGAAGATATATTACAGGAAAAATTTTTGTTGGCCTTTAGGGTAATGAGCGCGTATTACGATATTAAGTTTTTTGAAGGGTTGGTGGCCAATTCCCTGGAGCAGCTCGAAATTTCGCAAGGAAATTACGACTTGGTGGCCAAGCAGGTGGAATTGGGCTTGATGGCCGGCGCCGATCTTTACGAAGCAGAATCCAATCTATTGGGGGATAAACTGTTATTGACCCAAAACAGGAACCAACTTACCAATGCCAAACTGGTATTGATCCAAGAAATGAACTGGACCGGAGCGTCCGATATACAACTGCAGGAAACCATGGGCCAGGAAATGGCGGCCATGGAAGAGCGGATTTCCCTGGACTCGCTGTACAAAACAGCAAGAGATTTTGTGCCGTTGGTAAAATCACAGGAATACCGGGTCACGGCAGCAAAAAAGCAAATGCAGGCCACAAGGGGCTCCTTATATCCTTCTTTATCTTTATTTGCGGGTTACGGCACCAGTTATTTCGAAACGAACGTGGATCAGAACGGAGAGGTGATTCCATTTAAAACACAGTTTACGGACAATCAGTCCAAATTTGTAGGAGCGCAATTGAACATTCCGATCAGTAGTGGATGGTCCAATCACTCACGGGTAAAGCAACAGAAAATAGCCTATATGCAGGCCAAAAACAATTTAGAGATACAAGAGCAGGAACTATTTCAATTATTACAACAATTGGTGCAGGACAACAGGGCCTTAATTGCCGAGTACGAACAGAGTGCCAAACAAGTGGAATCTCAAAAAATTGCGTTTGACATTGCACAAAAACGTTACGAAAAAGGACTGATCAACGCATTGGAACTTTTTCAGGCAAAAAATCTGTACGGAGTTGCACAGAACCAGAACCTGCAAGTAGGCCTAAGACTTAAAGTAAATCAAAGCACCATAGATTTTTATAACGGGCTGCCCATTTTCAATATCAACTAA
- a CDS encoding 3-oxoacyl-ACP synthase: protein MVKEELLKFCRNSVEERAARLKKQSDGLQESLGSEAKSSAGDKHETGRAMVQLEQEKLAQQLQELEATRSILHKIKIDAPSGKIRLGSYVETSMAHYFIAISAGVFEQAGEKFYCISTSAPIAQLLMGKEKGDTFIFNGNTHQITKVG from the coding sequence ATGGTGAAAGAAGAGCTTTTAAAATTCTGCAGGAACTCTGTTGAAGAAAGAGCGGCCCGGCTTAAAAAGCAAAGCGATGGACTCCAAGAATCCTTAGGTTCCGAGGCCAAAAGTTCTGCAGGTGACAAGCATGAGACCGGGCGGGCAATGGTGCAACTGGAGCAGGAAAAGCTGGCCCAACAATTACAAGAACTTGAAGCTACCCGGAGCATTCTCCATAAAATTAAGATTGATGCGCCTTCTGGTAAAATCCGGTTGGGCTCCTATGTGGAAACCAGTATGGCCCACTATTTTATTGCCATTTCTGCTGGAGTGTTCGAACAAGCAGGAGAGAAATTCTATTGTATTTCGACAAGTGCGCCCATTGCCCAATTACTTATGGGCAAGGAAAAAGGAGACACTTTTATTTTTAATGGAAATACGCACCAAATTACCAAGGTTGGCTAA
- a CDS encoding sensor histidine kinase — MASRNFYIQMIIRVLFLTFTALVLAFSVSKQWYFTLGISAVALILLVFSLITFLNRTNRKIAYFFDAIKNEDFTLRFPEGVTIESFKELNKSLNRVNGLIQEVHVQLQVREQYYQEILKQASIGIMTYNDKGHILFANPTLEQLLDYTPLNHIKQLKQVDENLYRIFKNFKPFERKLFQLTNEREQTQLALKSTHLSLDGQSLLLVVVQDIHKELDEKETESWVRLIRVLTHEIMNTITPIASISDSIIKYYRKGGKITPMAELEESQINNTLKGLEVIKEQGSDLMDFVQSYRSLLHVPEPNKSLVKGKDLLEKINVLMSARLLDGESEFKVFCKPEDLEFYIDEKQIGQVLINLVKNALQSVEYADNGKVHVMAGIDTNGSKYIEILDNGPGISPEMMDEIFVPFFTTKSEGTGIGLSLSKRVMQLHGGNIQVRSIPKKETVFRLTFA, encoded by the coding sequence ATGGCAAGTAGAAACTTTTATATTCAAATGATCATACGGGTGTTATTTCTCACCTTTACTGCACTTGTTCTGGCATTCTCAGTATCAAAACAATGGTATTTTACTTTAGGTATCTCTGCCGTCGCTTTGATTTTACTCGTGTTTTCCCTGATCACTTTTTTAAACCGCACCAACCGAAAAATCGCTTACTTCTTCGATGCAATAAAAAACGAGGATTTTACGCTACGATTTCCCGAGGGCGTTACCATTGAATCTTTTAAAGAGCTGAACAAAAGCCTAAACCGGGTAAATGGTTTAATACAAGAAGTACATGTACAATTACAGGTCAGGGAGCAGTACTATCAAGAAATATTGAAACAGGCCAGTATTGGTATAATGACCTATAATGACAAGGGACATATTCTATTTGCCAATCCTACCCTGGAACAACTATTGGACTACACTCCCTTAAACCACATAAAACAACTCAAACAAGTGGACGAAAATCTATATCGGATTTTTAAAAATTTTAAGCCCTTTGAGCGCAAATTGTTTCAGTTGACCAACGAACGGGAACAAACCCAATTGGCATTAAAATCGACACACTTGTCCTTGGATGGACAGTCTTTGCTGTTGGTAGTGGTTCAGGATATCCATAAAGAACTGGATGAAAAAGAGACCGAATCTTGGGTACGGCTTATCCGAGTGCTTACCCACGAGATCATGAACACCATTACGCCCATTGCCTCCATATCGGACTCCATTATTAAATATTATAGAAAAGGAGGGAAAATTACACCAATGGCAGAGTTGGAGGAAAGTCAGATAAACAATACTTTGAAAGGGCTGGAAGTGATCAAAGAACAAGGAAGCGACCTAATGGATTTTGTACAATCTTACCGTAGCCTTCTACATGTGCCCGAACCCAATAAATCGTTGGTCAAGGGCAAAGACCTCTTGGAAAAGATCAATGTGCTCATGTCTGCAAGATTATTGGATGGGGAAAGCGAGTTCAAGGTGTTTTGCAAGCCCGAAGATTTAGAATTTTATATTGATGAAAAGCAAATAGGCCAGGTCTTGATCAATTTGGTCAAAAATGCGCTTCAATCCGTAGAGTATGCCGATAATGGTAAAGTCCATGTAATGGCCGGCATAGACACCAATGGCTCCAAATATATTGAGATACTGGACAATGGCCCTGGAATTTCTCCCGAAATGATGGATGAGATCTTTGTTCCCTTTTTTACCACAAAAAGCGAGGGGACAGGTATTGGTCTAAGCCTATCCAAAAGAGTAATGCAATTGCACGGCGGAAACATACAGGTACGGTCCATTCCCAAAAAAGAAACCGTTTTTCGACTAACTTTTGCGTAA